Proteins co-encoded in one Carcharodon carcharias isolate sCarCar2 chromosome 7, sCarCar2.pri, whole genome shotgun sequence genomic window:
- the hrh1 gene encoding histamine H1 receptor, translating into MMNITAISIKHIINYTVFTTENYTKEDYHQQRSAKKILLGLALAFLSLLTVIMNVLVLYAVKSERKLHTVANMYIVSLSVADLTVGMTVMPLNIMYILENKWKLGRMICQFWLSMDYMASTASIFSLFILCVDRYHSVHQPLRYLKYRTKTRAVVMIAGAWLLSLTWIIPILGWHIFANGGIRSVANNKCDTEFRYVTWFKILTAILNFYVPSILMLWYYTKIYMVVRKHCRQRNNIGGPMCSGIDRKNFKGNVNLSWHKCETCLNQQGENSYQELPTTEAKNTCKLSQCRFNCSDLKQIKMPSTLVGNENIPAENNQDIGAFSISASMRQISTDFYYKSLSLNKAQNQHVEPDYRPNYFVASKENLTLDNPAVTAKLKCFPLSVQYRQQGSNTQQTYVMMKEHKMVAEASVDDKCKLSDISDIQTFNKVLLQFGSMPCPHPKATSWVHESEETIGTDSINQLKQSWQRFFSCSVQHVQRFLIVRERKAVKQLGFIVTGFMVCWIPYFVTFTVMAFCDTCVNHNLHMFTIWLGYINSTLNPFIYPLCNKNFKKTFKTILHIQT; encoded by the coding sequence ATGATGAATATTACTGCAATATCAATTAAACACATCATAAACTACACAGTGTTTACAACAGAAAACTACACAAAGGAAGATTACCACCAGCAACGTTCTGCCAAGAAAATTTTACTTGGCCTGGCCTTAGCCTTTTTATCTTTACTCACTGTCATCATGAATGTTTTGGTGCTATATGCTGTGAAAAGTGAGAGAAAACTGCATACTGTTGCAAACATGTACATAGTTAGTCTATCTGTTGCAGATCTGACAGTGGGCATGACAGTCATGCCCCTTAATATTATGTACATCTTAGAAAACAAATGGAAACTAGGAAGAATGATTTGCCAGTTTTGGCTTTCTATGGATTATATGGCTAGCACAGCTTCAATTTTTAGTCTTTTTATCCTATGTGTGGATCGTTACCACTCAGTTCATCAGCCATTGAGATATTTGAAGTATCGAACCAAAACCAGAGCTGTTGTGATGATTGCAGGAGCATGGCTTCTTTCACTGACTTGGATCATCCCCATCTTAGGATGGCACATCTTTGCAAATGGAGGTATCAGGTCTGTGGCAAACAATAAGTGTGACACTGAATTTCGTTATGTCACCTGGTTCAAAATTCTTACTGCAATCCTAAACTTCTATGTCCCATCTATACTAATGCTATGGTATTATACGAAAATTTATATGGTTGTAAGAAAGCACTGCCGACAACGAAACAATATCGGGGGACCTATGTGCTCAGGCATTGACAGaaaaaatttcaaagggaatgtgaATCTATCATGGCACAAATGTGAAACCTGTCTGAACCAGCAAGGCGAAAATTCATATCAAGAACTCCCAACTACAGAAGCTAAAAATACATGCAAACTTTCACAGTGCAGGTTTAACTGTTCTGACTTAAAACAAATCAAAATGCCTTCTACTCTAGTAGGTAACGAGAACATCCCAGCTGAAAATAACCAAGACATTGGTGCCTTTTCTATTTCAGCATCAATGCGACAAATTTCAACTGACTTTTACTATAAGTCGTTGTCTCTCAATAAGGCACAAAATCAGCATGTGGAACCAGACTACAGACCAAATTATTTTGTGGCCTCAAAAGAAAATCTTACCCTGGATAATCCTGCTGTTACAGCAAAACTAAAGTGCTTTCCTTTAAGTGTTCAGTACAGACAGCAAGGTAGTAACACTCAACAAACATACGTGATGATGAAAGAGCATAAAATGGTTGCAGAGGCTTCAGTTGATGACAAATGCAAACTATCAGATATCTCTGACATACAAACGTTCAATAAGGTGCTGCTTCAGTTTGGTTCTATGCCTTGCCCACATCCAAAAGCAACATCTTGGGTCCATGAATCTGAAGAAACTATAGGAACAGACAGTATTAATCAATTGAAGCAATCATGGCAGAGGTTTTTCTCATGCTCTGTGCAGCACGTACAACGCTTTCTCATAGTAAGAGAAAGAAAAGCTGTCAAGCAATTGGGTTTCATTGTGACAGGGTTCATGGTATGCTGGATCCCCTACTTTGTGACATTTACCGTAATGGCTTTCTGTGATACATGTGTCAATCACAATTTACATATGTTCACAATATGGCTGGGTTACATTAATTCAACACTTAACCCATTCATCTACCCTCTGTGTAACAAGAACTTTAAGAAAACATTCAAAACCATTCTTCATATTCAAACTTAA